In Paenibacillus hexagrammi, the following are encoded in one genomic region:
- a CDS encoding ABC transporter ATP-binding protein encodes MDRLMTKQLDIAYEDRLIVEDLNVSIPSGKITALVGANGSGKSTILKTMARIMKPKGGGVYLDGQSIHRQSTKEVAKQLAILPQNPTAPEGLTVSELVGYGRFPHQKGFGSLTKHDKDIIQWAIEVTGMNMFYDRPVDQLSGGQRQRAWIAMALAQQTDILFLDEPTTFLDMAHQLEVLKLLQKLNEEEGRTVIMVVHDLNHATRYAHHVVAIKSGTVVSEGSPAEVVTKDVLRQVFGIEADIIPDPRTGVPLCLPFELASEPNSGAADRTGSRSENQQAEEAGKALQPV; translated from the coding sequence ATGGACCGTTTAATGACCAAACAGCTTGATATTGCCTATGAAGACCGATTAATTGTCGAGGATTTAAACGTATCGATCCCATCCGGTAAAATTACGGCGCTAGTCGGTGCCAACGGCTCGGGTAAATCGACAATCTTAAAGACCATGGCACGGATTATGAAACCCAAGGGCGGAGGCGTGTATCTGGACGGACAGTCCATTCATCGTCAATCGACGAAGGAAGTAGCCAAACAGCTGGCTATTCTTCCACAGAATCCGACGGCGCCTGAAGGCTTGACCGTGTCCGAATTGGTAGGCTACGGCCGCTTCCCGCATCAGAAGGGCTTCGGCTCCTTAACGAAGCACGACAAGGATATCATCCAATGGGCTATTGAAGTAACGGGGATGAATATGTTCTACGATCGTCCTGTGGACCAGTTGTCCGGGGGACAACGGCAGCGGGCGTGGATTGCTATGGCGCTTGCCCAGCAGACGGATATTTTGTTCCTGGATGAGCCTACCACGTTTCTAGATATGGCTCATCAGCTTGAAGTGCTGAAGCTGCTCCAGAAGCTGAATGAGGAAGAAGGGCGCACCGTCATTATGGTCGTCCACGATCTCAATCACGCTACACGCTACGCACACCATGTGGTAGCCATCAAGAGCGGGACGGTGGTAAGCGAGGGCTCGCCTGCGGAAGTGGTAACGAAGGACGTGCTGCGTCAAGTGTTCGGCATCGAGGCCGACATCATTCCCGACCCTCGCACAGGCGTACCGCTCTGCTTGCCCTTTGAGCTGGCATCCGAGCCAAATAGCGGCGCTGCGGACAGAACCGGCAGCCGATCGGAGAATCAGCAAGCGGAGGAAGCCGGCAAAGCGCTGCAGCCTGTGTAA
- a CDS encoding GNAT family N-acetyltransferase, whose translation MDYVIREAVSEDTKEISKLMSQLTGKVIAPLHIENRLHFIRSSPFDSLFVCVEDGCIQGTLGFRIRENLEEVTRYGEVSVIVVDEEAKRKGIGRILMEYAEQLAVEHECVGLWLVSGFQREDEAHNFYKQLGFEETGYRFVKRFL comes from the coding sequence ATGGATTATGTCATTCGCGAAGCTGTATCAGAAGACACCAAGGAAATAAGCAAGTTAATGTCTCAATTGACCGGCAAGGTCATCGCGCCTCTACACATTGAAAACAGGCTTCATTTTATCCGTTCAAGTCCTTTTGATTCCTTATTCGTTTGTGTGGAGGACGGATGCATTCAAGGAACTCTCGGGTTTCGAATCCGCGAGAACCTCGAAGAGGTGACCCGGTACGGAGAGGTTTCTGTCATTGTTGTTGACGAAGAAGCCAAGCGGAAGGGAATTGGGCGAATCCTGATGGAATATGCAGAACAGCTGGCTGTAGAGCATGAGTGTGTGGGACTATGGCTGGTTTCCGGCTTTCAGCGGGAAGATGAAGCCCACAACTTTTATAAGCAGTTGGGCTTTGAGGAAACAGGGTATCGTTTCGTGAAACGTTTTTTATAA
- a CDS encoding M42 family metallopeptidase, whose amino-acid sequence MNENTLELFRTLTEMQAAPGFEREIRSFVRGEMEKYTSEIVMDGLGSIFGVKRGDENGPRIMVAGHLDEVGFLVNGITEHGTVKFQPLGGWFSQVLPAQRVQIMTDRGPIIGVIGSTPVHLLDDASRGKPMDIKSMFIDIGAENRADAEAIGVRVGQQVVPVCPFTPLANPKRILAKAWDNRYGVGLAIELLQELHASGVKLPNVLYAGATVQEEVGARGARTATHLIQPDLFYGLDASAAGDATGDRQAFGQLGRGALLRVFDPTMITHRGMVEFILDTAETYKIPYQYFISAGGTDAGVVHQQGIGIPSAVIGVCARYIHTSGSILHVDDYAAAKELLVKLVQLSDRSTLNTILNQA is encoded by the coding sequence ATGAACGAGAATACGTTGGAACTGTTCCGCACACTCACGGAGATGCAGGCGGCGCCTGGGTTTGAACGAGAAATTCGAAGCTTTGTACGCGGTGAAATGGAGAAATACACGTCAGAAATCGTAATGGATGGGCTAGGCAGCATCTTCGGTGTCAAGCGAGGCGATGAGAACGGCCCGCGTATCATGGTAGCCGGTCACCTGGATGAGGTGGGCTTCCTCGTGAACGGCATCACCGAGCACGGCACCGTCAAATTCCAGCCCCTCGGCGGCTGGTTTAGCCAAGTTCTGCCCGCCCAGCGTGTGCAGATCATGACGGACCGAGGGCCGATCATCGGCGTGATCGGCTCAACGCCCGTGCACTTGCTTGACGATGCTTCGCGCGGCAAGCCCATGGACATCAAGTCGATGTTCATCGACATCGGCGCAGAGAACCGGGCCGATGCCGAGGCCATCGGCGTTCGAGTCGGGCAGCAGGTCGTACCCGTCTGCCCGTTCACACCCTTAGCCAATCCGAAGCGGATATTGGCTAAGGCTTGGGACAATCGCTACGGCGTCGGCCTCGCGATTGAGCTGCTCCAGGAGCTTCACGCAAGCGGCGTGAAGCTTCCAAACGTCCTGTACGCCGGTGCCACCGTACAGGAGGAAGTCGGCGCGCGGGGCGCACGCACCGCGACGCATCTGATCCAGCCCGACTTGTTCTACGGGCTGGATGCGAGCGCAGCCGGAGACGCCACCGGCGACCGGCAGGCTTTCGGCCAGCTCGGACGAGGCGCGCTGCTGCGCGTGTTCGACCCGACGATGATTACCCATCGCGGGATGGTCGAATTCATATTGGATACGGCGGAAACCTATAAAATACCGTATCAGTATTTCATTTCGGCCGGCGGCACGGATGCCGGCGTCGTCCATCAGCAGGGAATCGGCATTCCCTCTGCAGTCATCGGCGTGTGCGCCCGGTACATTCATACATCGGGATCGATTCTGCATGTAGATGACTACGCAGCAGCTAAAGAGCTGCTGGTCAAGCTTGTGCAGCTCAGCGATCGCTCGACGCTGAATACGATCCTCAATCAAGCTTAA
- a CDS encoding MBL fold metallo-hydrolase, producing MKITKDGKLIQIAFMPRIFPVNCYLVEEERELTLIDAALPFSVKGILKAARQIGKPITRIALTHAHGDHVGALDGLKEALPDAKVYISQRDAKLLAGDRSLNEGEPNLPIRGDVPKSIKTKPDVQLQSGDSIGSLQAVNASGHTPGSMAFLDLRTRALIAGDAFQVRGGIAVSGVMKPWFPFPAMATWNKASSLESARRLKDLQPSLLAVGHGRMVSNPVAAMESALEEATRKIIVV from the coding sequence ATGAAGATAACCAAGGATGGTAAGCTGATTCAAATTGCTTTTATGCCAAGAATTTTTCCTGTGAATTGCTATTTGGTAGAAGAGGAGAGGGAGCTAACTCTTATCGATGCGGCTCTTCCTTTTTCCGTAAAAGGGATTCTTAAGGCGGCTCGGCAAATCGGCAAACCGATTACCCGCATCGCACTTACGCATGCACACGGTGATCATGTAGGAGCTTTAGACGGATTAAAAGAAGCGCTGCCCGATGCGAAGGTCTACATCTCACAAAGGGACGCCAAGCTCCTGGCGGGAGATCGGTCGTTGAATGAGGGAGAACCGAACTTGCCTATAAGAGGGGATGTACCTAAATCCATCAAAACGAAGCCGGATGTCCAGCTGCAAAGCGGCGACAGCATTGGCTCGCTTCAAGCGGTAAACGCCTCTGGACATACACCGGGCTCAATGGCTTTTCTAGATTTGCGCACCCGGGCTCTGATCGCCGGCGATGCCTTTCAAGTCCGTGGGGGGATTGCTGTTTCAGGTGTAATGAAGCCTTGGTTTCCGTTTCCGGCAATGGCAACTTGGAACAAGGCAAGCTCTCTGGAAAGCGCGAGGAGACTGAAGGATTTACAACCAAGTTTACTAGCAGTCGGGCACGGGCGGATGGTGTCCAATCCGGTTGCTGCGATGGAGTCGGCATTGGAAGAAGCAACCCGAAAGATTATAGTAGTGTAA
- a CDS encoding TetR/AcrR family transcriptional regulator, whose translation MANRPGLDTDTVLRAAIDIANNGGIEQVSLAALAAKLNVKTPSLYNHINGLPALRKQLSLLGMIRIREQMVDAVLGKSGSGALLAAGLAYVQFARDNPGLYDAFSSTQDFTDPELQEASSQTVGLILRILEEFAYAEEEALHIVRGFRSLVHGFASIELKNGFQIGLNRDTSLHMLLTTYLRGLEAERKVRREEQ comes from the coding sequence ATGGCAAACAGACCAGGCCTAGATACAGATACCGTCTTGCGCGCGGCTATTGATATTGCCAATAACGGCGGCATTGAGCAAGTAAGCTTAGCTGCGTTGGCAGCCAAGCTTAACGTCAAAACACCTTCCTTATACAACCACATAAACGGCCTGCCTGCACTAAGAAAGCAGTTGTCTTTGCTTGGGATGATCCGGATACGGGAGCAAATGGTAGATGCAGTGTTAGGGAAATCAGGCAGCGGGGCTTTATTGGCAGCAGGCCTAGCTTATGTTCAATTTGCCAGGGATAATCCTGGACTCTATGATGCTTTTTCATCTACGCAGGATTTTACGGATCCTGAACTCCAGGAGGCTAGCAGTCAGACCGTCGGTCTTATTCTACGTATCCTTGAGGAATTTGCGTACGCTGAAGAAGAAGCGTTGCATATCGTGCGTGGCTTTCGCAGTCTCGTTCATGGATTCGCCTCCATTGAGCTGAAGAACGGCTTTCAAATTGGTCTGAACCGTGATACGAGTTTACACATGTTATTGACCACCTACCTGCGCGGGCTGGAAGCGGAGAGAAAGGTGCGTCGGGAAGAGCAGTAA
- a CDS encoding DNA-3-methyladenine glycosylase family protein: MSKTTIHLNYQHPAIEMLCNADPKLRMLIRLVGELSLTYGDDPFRSLAMSILSQQLSAKAAATIQARVLELIPEFTPEQLLAADPELLRSCGVSRPKIRYIQDLSQKSLSGELNFSDLDIKNDAEWIKELTTIKGVGTWTAEMFLIFNLGRPNVLSLGDAGLQRAARWLHQIDERPDGNYLGQAGASWSPYRSYASLYLWRAIDLGFVDSGHDVEGCLDKQNAVMEEDVENG, encoded by the coding sequence TTGTCAAAAACAACCATTCACCTAAATTACCAGCATCCGGCTATTGAAATGTTATGTAATGCTGACCCCAAGCTGAGGATGCTCATTCGCCTTGTCGGCGAGCTCAGTCTCACTTATGGAGATGACCCCTTCCGATCTTTAGCCATGTCCATCCTCTCCCAGCAATTATCAGCTAAGGCAGCTGCCACGATCCAAGCAAGAGTGCTGGAATTAATACCGGAATTCACACCGGAGCAGCTCCTTGCCGCCGACCCTGAGTTACTTCGAAGCTGTGGAGTATCCCGTCCCAAAATAAGGTATATTCAGGACCTTAGCCAAAAGAGCCTCTCCGGTGAGTTAAACTTCTCAGATCTAGATATTAAAAACGATGCGGAATGGATCAAAGAGTTAACAACCATCAAAGGCGTGGGCACCTGGACCGCAGAGATGTTTCTCATCTTCAATTTAGGAAGGCCGAACGTTCTATCGTTAGGGGATGCCGGTCTTCAGCGTGCAGCAAGATGGCTGCACCAGATCGATGAGCGGCCTGACGGCAATTACTTGGGACAAGCAGGGGCGTCGTGGTCACCTTACCGCAGCTACGCTTCCTTGTATCTGTGGAGAGCCATCGACCTGGGCTTTGTCGACTCCGGGCACGATGTGGAGGGTTGCTTGGACAAGCAAAACGCCGTTATGGAAGAGGATGTGGAAAACGGATAA
- a CDS encoding MerR family transcriptional regulator — protein sequence MKRLWKVGDLARLTGLTIRTLRFYDQIGLFSPSAHSDSGHRLYNEADLSRLQQILSLKELGLSLEEIKSVVSGGSFSPLEIVSLQIERLSDTIRMQQRLLDQLQNVAHLMQMKQPVTFGEFTKVLELMKKSSGKVILERQMNWEHRLDLLGDLLDKESNESNQGS from the coding sequence ATGAAGCGGCTTTGGAAGGTAGGTGACCTTGCTAGGCTTACGGGACTTACCATACGAACCTTAAGGTTCTACGACCAAATCGGTCTGTTCTCGCCGTCGGCGCATTCCGATTCGGGGCACAGACTTTATAATGAAGCCGACCTATCGAGATTACAGCAGATTTTATCGCTGAAAGAGCTCGGATTATCTCTAGAGGAGATCAAGTCCGTTGTAAGTGGCGGGAGCTTCAGTCCGCTGGAGATTGTATCCCTGCAAATCGAGCGTCTGTCGGATACGATTCGCATGCAGCAAAGACTGCTGGACCAACTGCAAAATGTAGCTCACCTCATGCAGATGAAACAGCCCGTGACATTCGGGGAGTTTACGAAAGTATTAGAATTGATGAAAAAGAGTTCCGGGAAAGTCATCCTCGAACGCCAAATGAATTGGGAGCACCGCCTGGATCTGCTGGGCGATCTCCTTGACAAGGAATCCAATGAATCCAATCAAGGGAGCTGA
- a CDS encoding SRPBCC family protein, which translates to MNERSTVHNTFVVERVYSVSPAKVFEYWADSGLKQKWFTKADEFDFRTGGGERSQGGPPGGPVFTFDAQYHEIVPNERILYTYTLDMGETRISVSATTVEFKPEGGGTKLIFTEQGVYLDGHDTPAMREHGTKEMLDKLVELLEKE; encoded by the coding sequence TTGAACGAAAGATCCACCGTACATAACACGTTTGTCGTCGAACGCGTATATAGCGTCTCACCTGCAAAGGTTTTTGAATACTGGGCCGATTCCGGCCTGAAACAGAAATGGTTTACGAAAGCAGATGAGTTCGATTTTCGCACCGGTGGCGGAGAGCGCAGCCAAGGCGGGCCTCCCGGAGGTCCGGTATTCACTTTTGATGCTCAGTATCATGAGATTGTGCCGAACGAGCGAATCCTATACACCTATACGCTCGACATGGGGGAGACGCGTATTTCGGTTTCCGCAACGACTGTAGAGTTCAAGCCGGAAGGCGGCGGTACCAAGCTGATTTTCACCGAGCAAGGTGTCTATTTGGATGGTCACGATACACCCGCTATGCGAGAGCACGGCACCAAGGAGATGCTGGACAAGCTGGTTGAGCTATTGGAGAAGGAATAA
- a CDS encoding SRPBCC family protein: MAENRDVNMEASQVEICEIVNTRVIDASPALVYKAWTQPEHLAQWWGPSGFTNTFHVFDLRPGGLWEFVMHGPGGTDYPNKSEFVEIGPERIVLRHLCAPYFQLTATLEDLGGRTRLTWRQLFEDATEFNAMKAICTPANEQNLDRLEAHLQRMSM, encoded by the coding sequence ATGGCAGAGAATCGTGACGTAAACATGGAAGCCAGTCAAGTGGAAATTTGTGAAATTGTAAATACGCGGGTGATAGATGCATCTCCTGCTCTCGTCTATAAAGCTTGGACACAACCTGAGCATTTGGCACAGTGGTGGGGGCCGAGCGGGTTTACGAATACCTTTCACGTGTTTGATTTGCGTCCCGGGGGGCTATGGGAATTCGTGATGCATGGGCCTGGCGGAACGGATTACCCCAACAAAAGCGAATTCGTCGAAATCGGGCCTGAACGGATCGTCCTGCGGCATCTTTGCGCCCCTTATTTTCAACTTACGGCAACCCTCGAGGACCTTGGCGGTAGGACGAGACTAACTTGGCGCCAGCTTTTTGAAGACGCTACAGAATTTAATGCGATGAAAGCAATCTGCACCCCAGCTAACGAACAAAATTTGGACCGGCTCGAAGCACATTTGCAGAGGATGTCTATGTGA
- a CDS encoding cation diffusion facilitator family transporter: MDSEPERNEFWSLIKKGNTSSASAAIGNTLVAIIKGIAAAMTGNGAMFASTMHSVADAVNQAFVFVGSVLSEKQPTRRFPTGFGRVINIFCMVAVIVVTIMAYETVKEGYHLILHPVHSTGFILNLLVLLLSISVDGFVLIKAMKEVVHESRVEAKGLGIVTAAFRNVNRAAPPTRLVFYEDLVATSGALLALIGVVVTSLTSFAVLDGVVTIMIGLLMVGVAFRVGYDNMVGLIGVAAPPDVEDKVAKLILSDGSVTDIYQLRVLQEGRYYHVEGLIELKPGLSLAVADDIKFKIRDKLLLDPDITDVTLGIIEDNGVRNWIPVEQRT, from the coding sequence ATGGATTCTGAACCGGAACGAAATGAATTTTGGAGTTTGATCAAGAAAGGTAATACCTCTTCAGCGTCAGCCGCTATAGGCAACACGCTCGTCGCCATTATCAAAGGCATTGCAGCCGCCATGACGGGCAACGGCGCTATGTTCGCTTCAACGATGCACTCTGTGGCGGATGCCGTTAATCAAGCATTCGTCTTTGTAGGTAGTGTACTGTCCGAGAAACAACCCACTCGTCGATTCCCAACGGGTTTCGGCCGCGTGATTAACATATTTTGTATGGTCGCTGTGATTGTCGTAACGATTATGGCCTATGAAACAGTAAAAGAAGGCTATCACTTGATCCTTCACCCCGTCCATTCGACCGGCTTTATCCTGAACCTGCTTGTGCTGCTTCTTTCCATCTCAGTCGATGGCTTTGTGCTGATTAAAGCAATGAAGGAGGTCGTTCACGAATCCCGAGTAGAAGCAAAGGGTCTGGGAATTGTGACCGCCGCATTCCGCAATGTCAATCGAGCTGCGCCTCCTACACGCCTGGTGTTCTATGAAGATTTGGTCGCCACCTCCGGTGCGCTTTTGGCGCTGATCGGGGTCGTCGTTACTTCCTTGACCAGCTTCGCCGTATTGGACGGCGTCGTAACCATCATGATCGGTCTGCTAATGGTTGGTGTCGCGTTCCGTGTCGGCTACGACAATATGGTCGGACTGATCGGTGTTGCTGCGCCTCCCGATGTGGAAGACAAGGTGGCCAAGCTGATTTTGTCCGATGGCAGCGTCACCGATATTTATCAACTGCGCGTGCTGCAGGAAGGCCGCTATTACCACGTGGAAGGCTTGATCGAGCTGAAGCCTGGGTTATCCCTTGCTGTAGCGGACGACATCAAGTTCAAAATCCGCGATAAACTCCTGCTCGATCCTGACATTACAGACGTCACGCTGGGCATCATCGAGGATAACGGTGTCCGCAACTGGATTCCGGTGGAGCAGCGGACGTAA
- a CDS encoding GTP-binding protein, whose product MMKADTRPVLMRNVGIFAHVDAGKTTTTEHILYRSGRIRSLGSVDSGTAQTDWLDVERERGISIRSATTSFLWKNTYINLVDTPGHVDFLSEVERSLRVMDGAILIISAVEGVQSQTEMIWHALQTLRIPTIFYINKMDRIGADAERVLGEIHKQLTPLAVPVTAPLGQSDTFRGSVCIWAGGEAADAAGVRGFDAASAVEKLSELDERMLERYIEGSPIEAGEVKEALRRYARQGQAFPLLTGASSKGLGIEELMQAILDYLPEPGGCAEQPLSAVVFKVERDKTMGRMAYVRLYEGTIRNRDTVLNATQGVEEKVTQIRKIDGRRAEDIGVVMAGDIAAVCGLSQVRIGDVLGRPDAVPALPRLAVPLLTVQVHAESEQQYPALVAALQELTDEDPLLDLQWLQDERELHVKVMGAIQLEILTSLLQSRFGLKAAFGQPSVIYKETPSRTGEGFIAYTMPKPCWAILRFHIEPGERGSGLVYQSTVRGEQLLAQYQNEVERRVPEALQQGLLGWEVTDLKVTLVEGEHHVWHTHPLDFAVATPMGIMQGLAQTGTTLLEPMLQVRITVPEEYGGKVLSDLVQMRAEFEPPSVAGGRFSVEGKLPAATSLDYPVKLSAMSSGRGVITSSFAGYQDCPPDVHAERKRRGVNPLDQSKYILAVRKALSSS is encoded by the coding sequence ATGATGAAAGCGGATACGCGGCCGGTTCTGATGAGGAACGTGGGCATCTTTGCACACGTGGATGCGGGGAAGACGACAACGACAGAGCATATCTTGTACCGGAGCGGGCGCATCCGTTCGCTTGGAAGTGTAGACAGCGGTACTGCACAAACCGATTGGCTGGATGTGGAGCGGGAACGCGGGATTTCGATACGCAGCGCAACGACGTCATTTCTTTGGAAAAATACCTATATCAACTTGGTAGACACGCCGGGTCACGTGGATTTTTTATCGGAGGTGGAACGCTCTTTGCGGGTGATGGATGGCGCCATCTTGATCATCTCCGCCGTAGAGGGCGTACAATCGCAGACCGAGATGATTTGGCATGCGCTGCAAACACTTCGGATTCCAACGATTTTCTATATCAATAAAATGGACCGCATCGGCGCAGATGCGGAGCGGGTGCTTGGGGAGATCCACAAGCAGCTAACCCCGCTCGCGGTGCCGGTCACCGCACCGCTGGGGCAATCGGACACGTTCCGCGGGTCCGTGTGCATTTGGGCCGGCGGCGAGGCTGCCGATGCCGCCGGGGTACGGGGCTTCGACGCGGCGTCCGCCGTCGAGAAGCTGTCTGAGCTCGATGAGCGCATGCTCGAGCGCTATATTGAAGGCTCGCCGATCGAAGCCGGCGAGGTGAAGGAAGCCCTGCGGCGATACGCGCGGCAGGGGCAAGCCTTTCCTTTGCTGACGGGCGCGTCCAGCAAAGGGCTTGGGATCGAGGAGCTGATGCAGGCGATCCTCGATTATTTGCCCGAGCCGGGGGGCTGCGCGGAGCAGCCGCTCTCGGCGGTGGTGTTCAAGGTCGAGCGAGACAAGACCATGGGCCGTATGGCATACGTCCGCCTCTACGAGGGGACGATCCGTAACCGGGACACCGTGCTGAACGCCACGCAGGGCGTGGAAGAGAAGGTGACCCAGATTCGCAAGATCGACGGCCGCAGAGCCGAAGATATCGGAGTTGTCATGGCCGGGGACATCGCGGCGGTGTGCGGCCTTTCGCAGGTGCGGATCGGCGACGTGCTGGGCCGTCCGGATGCCGTACCGGCATTGCCGCGCCTGGCGGTGCCGCTGCTCACCGTGCAGGTGCACGCCGAAAGCGAGCAGCAGTACCCGGCATTGGTCGCTGCGCTGCAGGAGCTGACGGATGAGGACCCGCTGCTGGATTTGCAGTGGCTGCAGGATGAGCGGGAGCTGCACGTGAAGGTGATGGGCGCGATCCAGCTGGAGATCCTGACGAGCCTTCTGCAGTCCCGCTTTGGACTGAAGGCTGCGTTCGGCCAGCCGTCCGTGATTTATAAGGAAACGCCTTCCCGAACAGGTGAAGGCTTCATTGCTTATACGATGCCCAAGCCATGCTGGGCGATCCTGCGGTTTCACATCGAGCCCGGCGAGCGAGGCAGCGGGCTTGTGTATCAATCGACGGTACGCGGTGAGCAGCTGCTCGCGCAGTACCAGAATGAGGTGGAGCGCCGCGTGCCCGAGGCGCTTCAGCAGGGGCTGCTCGGCTGGGAGGTCACCGACCTCAAGGTGACGCTGGTCGAAGGCGAGCATCATGTTTGGCATACGCATCCGCTTGATTTTGCCGTTGCGACCCCTATGGGGATTATGCAGGGACTGGCGCAGACCGGGACGACACTGCTCGAGCCGATGCTGCAAGTCCGGATTACCGTTCCTGAGGAATACGGCGGCAAAGTGCTGAGCGACCTCGTTCAAATGCGCGCCGAATTCGAGCCGCCAAGCGTGGCGGGCGGACGGTTCTCAGTGGAGGGCAAGCTGCCGGCAGCCACCTCTCTGGATTATCCAGTTAAGCTCAGCGCTATGTCAAGCGGGCGTGGGGTCATTACTTCCTCGTTCGCGGGGTACCAAGACTGTCCTCCTGATGTCCATGCGGAGCGCAAGCGGCGGGGTGTCAACCCGCTGGATCAGTCCAAATACATTTTGGCCGTGCGCAAGGCATTGTCTTCGTCCTGA
- a CDS encoding glycerol-3-phosphate responsive antiterminator yields the protein MTFQEQSVVPAVRKIKDLEKLLSTPYTYIVLLDSHIARIKQIVDLGKANGKHLLLHADLIEGLKNDEYAAEFLCQNIRPAGLISTRAGVVTKTKQNGLIAIQRLFLLDSSALEKSYTLLERTQPDYIEVLPGVIPPIITEVKDQTGIPILAGGLIRTPEDVERALDAGASAVTTSNAQLWDRFISEKR from the coding sequence ATGACATTTCAAGAGCAATCCGTTGTTCCGGCAGTTCGTAAAATCAAGGATTTAGAAAAGCTGCTAAGCACCCCCTATACCTATATCGTCCTGCTCGACAGCCACATTGCAAGGATTAAACAGATCGTTGATCTGGGGAAGGCGAACGGCAAGCACCTGCTGCTCCATGCGGATTTAATCGAGGGCTTGAAGAATGATGAATACGCGGCTGAATTCTTATGTCAAAATATTCGCCCTGCGGGTCTCATCTCAACGCGGGCAGGTGTGGTGACAAAGACGAAGCAGAACGGTTTAATTGCCATCCAACGGCTCTTTTTGCTTGACAGCAGTGCCTTAGAAAAGAGCTATACGCTGCTGGAGCGAACACAGCCTGATTATATTGAGGTTCTGCCCGGTGTCATTCCTCCTATTATTACAGAGGTGAAGGATCAAACCGGCATTCCCATTCTGGCAGGGGGACTCATTCGAACCCCGGAAGATGTGGAGCGCGCTCTTGATGCGGGAGCCTCTGCCGTAACGACATCCAATGCTCAATTATGGGACCGTTTTATTTCGGAAAAAAGGTGA